One genomic segment of Desulfovibrio sp. UCD-KL4C includes these proteins:
- a CDS encoding YkgJ family cysteine cluster protein: protein MSEHDQTEEFLNNLPELEAGKTFAFSCHPGISCFNACCGDLNLMLTPYDVLRLRKELGYDSKKFIHNHADITRTPNIGFPMTKLRMLDNSKRSCPFVRDEGCSVYTNRPGACRTYPLGRASRVGEDGKMVEQFFIVQERHCRGFEEEKEWTSDEWLKDQGLEEYNEVNDRYMRLMTRARKAGVVLDERKLNMVFLALYQVDNFTNFIKDMNVFARLEISDERQTAILSDEEKCLDFALDWVELIVLGSSENLSPKK, encoded by the coding sequence ATGTCTGAACACGATCAAACCGAAGAATTTTTGAATAATCTGCCTGAACTCGAAGCTGGAAAAACTTTTGCTTTTTCATGTCATCCCGGAATTTCCTGTTTTAACGCTTGTTGTGGTGATCTGAATCTTATGCTCACTCCCTATGATGTTCTTAGACTACGTAAGGAACTTGGGTACGACAGCAAAAAATTTATTCATAACCACGCAGATATTACACGTACTCCTAACATCGGTTTTCCGATGACCAAACTCCGCATGCTTGATAACTCAAAGCGTAGCTGTCCTTTTGTGCGTGATGAGGGATGTTCTGTTTATACGAACAGACCCGGAGCGTGCCGCACTTACCCGCTTGGCAGAGCGTCCAGAGTCGGTGAAGATGGCAAAATGGTAGAACAGTTTTTTATAGTGCAGGAGCGTCACTGTCGTGGTTTTGAGGAAGAAAAAGAATGGACCAGCGATGAGTGGCTGAAAGATCAGGGACTTGAAGAATACAACGAAGTTAATGACCGTTACATGCGTCTTATGACTCGCGCCCGCAAGGCTGGAGTTGTTCTTGATGAAAGAAAATTGAATATGGTTTTCCTTGCTCTGTATCAAGTAGATAACTTTACTAACTTTATTAAAGATATGAATGTCTTTGCAAGACTTGAAATTTCTGATGAAAGACAGACCGCTATCCTCAGTGATGAAGAAAAGTGTCTGGACTTTGCCCTCGACTGGGTGGAGCTGATAGTTCTTGGATCTTCTGAGAATTTATCGCCTAAAAAGTAG
- the rfaE2 gene encoding D-glycero-beta-D-manno-heptose 1-phosphate adenylyltransferase: MPEKLNIDLNSPKILFADEFESIRADVAGKKIVFTNGCFDILHAGHVDLLARAKEQGDVLVLGLNSDKSVRSIKGEKRPVISQQQRAFVLAGLASIDFVIFFDEDTPYELIKKVQPDVLVKGGDWTIDNIVGRDVVEGLGGVVLSLALLPGYSTTSVIRFIRDNEIE; the protein is encoded by the coding sequence TTGCCCGAAAAATTAAATATTGATCTTAACAGCCCCAAAATACTTTTTGCTGATGAATTTGAAAGTATAAGAGCAGACGTTGCTGGAAAAAAAATAGTTTTTACCAACGGGTGCTTTGATATCCTCCATGCCGGGCATGTCGACTTGCTTGCGCGTGCTAAAGAGCAGGGAGATGTTCTAGTATTAGGGTTGAACAGTGATAAATCTGTACGTTCCATTAAAGGGGAAAAAAGACCTGTTATTTCGCAACAACAAAGAGCGTTTGTCTTGGCAGGGCTTGCCAGTATTGATTTTGTCATATTTTTTGATGAAGATACACCTTATGAATTGATTAAAAAAGTACAGCCGGATGTGCTTGTTAAAGGCGGTGACTGGACTATTGATAACATAGTGGGACGGGACGTAGTTGAAGGGCTCGGCGGAGTTGTACTCAGTCTTGCGTTGCTGCCCGGGTATTCCACTACTTCCGTTATCCGGTTTATCAGGGATAACGAGATCGAGTAA
- the ispD gene encoding 2-C-methyl-D-erythritol 4-phosphate cytidylyltransferase has protein sequence MSKSGEVWAVILAAGSGTRLAASVGGVKKQFLLWKGFPLFWHSAITFSNTPRISGLVFVFPPDQVEEMKAVVSGFDGSDSLGLPFKVVAGGVRRQDSVFNGLSALPSKCEYVLVHDSARPFASGPLTSNIIDMLKSGVQAVVPAVEVTDTIKEIDGETVKQTLVRSNLRAVQTPQGFSLPVLIAAHKMADEKEWDVTDDASMVEMLGSQSEDAETAGTKVRICEGEESNVKITNPDDLKRLEEKIPPVPCVGWGYDVHRYGPGRPMVLGGVPIPGGPEVVAHSDGDVLLHALADAILGLFAGGDIGFHFPDTSAACENMSSGIILTEVLAKADEAGVDIVHVDLTVIAQIPKLSPHRNLIQKNIASLMGLDKSQINVKATTEEKLGFTGEKKGIKAVAAVTGLKKIIKG, from the coding sequence ATGAGTAAATCCGGTGAAGTCTGGGCTGTTATACTAGCTGCAGGCAGCGGCACACGCCTTGCCGCATCTGTTGGCGGGGTAAAAAAACAATTTCTTTTATGGAAGGGCTTTCCGCTCTTCTGGCATTCTGCCATTACTTTTTCAAATACACCTCGTATTTCAGGGCTTGTTTTTGTTTTTCCTCCTGACCAGGTTGAAGAAATGAAAGCAGTTGTATCCGGATTTGACGGATCGGATTCACTCGGGCTGCCATTTAAAGTTGTAGCCGGAGGAGTAAGGCGTCAGGATTCTGTTTTTAACGGACTCAGCGCTTTACCTTCTAAGTGTGAATATGTTCTGGTTCATGACTCTGCTCGTCCTTTTGCCTCAGGTCCTCTTACTTCTAATATTATAGATATGCTTAAAAGCGGTGTTCAAGCTGTTGTTCCCGCCGTTGAAGTAACTGATACAATTAAAGAAATAGACGGTGAGACCGTTAAGCAAACTTTGGTTAGATCAAACCTTCGCGCTGTTCAGACACCGCAGGGCTTTTCTTTACCTGTTCTTATAGCCGCGCATAAAATGGCGGATGAAAAAGAGTGGGATGTAACGGATGACGCGTCTATGGTTGAAATGCTCGGCAGCCAATCAGAAGACGCTGAAACAGCCGGAACCAAAGTTCGTATTTGTGAAGGAGAGGAGTCAAACGTGAAGATTACAAATCCAGATGATTTGAAAAGACTTGAAGAAAAAATACCACCAGTTCCCTGCGTCGGCTGGGGATACGATGTGCACAGATATGGTCCCGGACGACCGATGGTTCTCGGCGGCGTGCCTATCCCTGGAGGTCCGGAGGTCGTTGCGCACTCAGATGGTGATGTCCTTTTGCATGCCTTGGCTGATGCAATTCTCGGACTTTTCGCTGGCGGTGATATCGGATTTCATTTTCCTGATACAAGTGCGGCCTGCGAAAATATGTCCAGCGGTATAATCCTCACTGAAGTTTTGGCAAAGGCTGACGAAGCTGGAGTTGATATTGTTCATGTTGATTTGACCGTCATTGCTCAGATTCCGAAACTTTCTCCTCATCGCAACCTTATTCAAAAAAATATCGCGTCACTAATGGGACTTGATAAATCGCAGATTAATGTAAAAGCAACTACCGAAGAAAAACTCGGTTTTACCGGTGAAAAAAAAGGTATTAAAGCTGTAGCGGCCGTGACCGGTTTGAAGAAGATTATTAAAGGCTGA
- a CDS encoding C4-type zinc ribbon domain-containing protein produces MYEKQVEQLVVLQKVDDEILLLEAEIDQAPKDVAALESRHAALEKRKEQLEEKLAHLKEQQKKLELEIEDDGVKVKKSKSKLMLVGTTKEYHAMMREMDSLEKLNRLREEEKITVLEEVTRQNDMFIENNAKIEALNEELAEKRVGLKTKLAGAQTKLDKLNRQRNKCGQVVPAPILGRYEFIRSRLAHPVIVPVIDSFCTGCNIMIPPQVYNSLQEGKQIISCPNCQRLTYWLPSEPEPEVAKPKKAAKPKKAAKPKKAAAEK; encoded by the coding sequence ATGTATGAAAAACAGGTAGAACAGCTTGTAGTTTTGCAAAAGGTTGATGATGAGATCCTTCTTCTTGAAGCAGAAATCGACCAGGCTCCCAAGGATGTGGCAGCTCTAGAATCTCGCCATGCTGCGCTGGAAAAGCGTAAAGAACAGCTTGAAGAGAAACTTGCCCACCTGAAAGAGCAGCAGAAAAAGCTCGAACTTGAAATCGAAGATGATGGCGTAAAAGTTAAAAAGAGCAAAAGCAAGTTGATGCTGGTTGGCACAACTAAAGAATATCATGCAATGATGCGTGAAATGGATAGCCTTGAAAAGCTCAACAGACTGCGCGAAGAAGAAAAAATAACTGTTCTGGAAGAAGTTACTCGGCAGAACGACATGTTTATTGAGAACAATGCAAAAATCGAAGCTCTGAATGAAGAGCTTGCAGAAAAACGTGTTGGACTTAAAACTAAACTTGCAGGCGCTCAAACTAAGCTTGATAAACTTAATAGGCAGAGAAATAAGTGCGGACAGGTTGTTCCTGCTCCGATTCTCGGCAGATATGAATTTATCCGCTCACGTTTAGCTCATCCGGTAATTGTACCTGTTATTGATTCCTTTTGTACCGGTTGTAATATTATGATCCCTCCACAGGTTTACAACAGCCTGCAGGAAGGAAAACAGATTATCAGCTGTCCTAATTGTCAGCGTCTTACTTATTGGCTGCCTAGTGAACCAGAGCCGGAAGTAGCAAAGCCTAAAAAAGCTGCAAAGCCTAAAAAAGCTGCAAAACCTAAAAAAGCTGCTGCGGAAAAATAA
- a CDS encoding glycosyltransferase: protein MFGKSVPVFCYHAVCEEDGHSPETFAAHLDAIVDMGFKTISANHLYDICLGRRKLDAKYVVLTFDDCHISNWLNVVPMLEERGMTGVFFAVRDFIGQGEIRSKADVPEMLPMREAFIKALSENDTSQFMNEAELKSLVHDKGMEVYAHTCRHQGCFKDLRFRGDYSTESHWSTWGIYRRLNSKLPVFDNGSSFAYNGFWPVFRKGRVFFKRRTDEERRQFCREDFSRCMEKIKEINGAERQFFCWPWGHFDSISLEEAAACGFDGTFTLERSANMFGTDPMRIHRIGVGSSKDAAWIRKRLSMYSHEAVAVSCFKFFGKKNDIGKVLYITDTEKLSGGSRQLINSAKAMRLSGVGVVAVVPPASGLIPELEEIGVEVVVLDSFKNIFKASGFLADLINEKQIDVVHTYHNRSVKIACLAKGLSLLGGKKFKVFFNRGVIYKPNPLAPLFALIGDGYICNSLKCRNVLLKHGVPAKRAHVVYNSFVGSGRKPRRSVATSVIYVGNSGHAKGPDLFIKAVEDLLSKDPCEGVRFIAVGLKDISVYKDIASASTLERIESPGYVSHAETVRLLATSHIYVMSSRQESMPNTLIEAFDAGLAAVCTDAGGTSELIRDGVNGFMCPVEDVCAISSAIKKLIDDGELRRNMGRFNLKIVRNLMSTPAKSRALLGVYSSYTKDDPKIGPLEIDAFMEN, encoded by the coding sequence ATGTTTGGTAAGAGTGTTCCTGTTTTTTGTTATCATGCCGTCTGCGAAGAAGACGGTCATTCACCTGAAACCTTTGCTGCCCATCTTGATGCGATAGTCGATATGGGATTTAAAACTATCAGCGCGAATCACCTGTACGACATTTGTCTGGGCAGGCGTAAGCTTGATGCAAAATATGTAGTTCTTACCTTTGATGATTGTCATATCAGCAATTGGCTAAACGTTGTCCCTATGCTTGAAGAGCGCGGGATGACAGGCGTTTTCTTTGCTGTTCGCGATTTTATCGGGCAGGGAGAGATCCGCTCGAAAGCTGATGTTCCTGAAATGCTGCCCATGCGTGAAGCCTTTATTAAAGCCTTATCCGAAAACGACACCTCACAATTTATGAATGAAGCTGAACTCAAGTCTCTTGTTCATGACAAGGGTATGGAGGTTTATGCTCACACATGTCGCCATCAGGGATGCTTTAAAGATTTAAGATTTCGCGGTGATTATTCTACCGAATCCCATTGGTCTACATGGGGAATCTATCGCAGATTAAATTCAAAGCTTCCTGTTTTTGATAATGGAAGCAGCTTCGCCTACAATGGCTTCTGGCCGGTCTTCCGTAAAGGACGTGTCTTTTTCAAAAGGCGCACAGATGAGGAAAGAAGACAATTCTGCCGTGAAGATTTCAGCCGTTGCATGGAAAAAATCAAAGAAATTAACGGGGCAGAGCGTCAATTCTTCTGCTGGCCTTGGGGACATTTCGATTCTATTTCTTTAGAAGAAGCTGCTGCTTGTGGTTTTGATGGAACTTTCACCTTGGAACGGTCCGCTAATATGTTTGGAACTGATCCTATGCGTATTCATCGCATTGGTGTCGGATCCAGCAAGGATGCTGCGTGGATTCGTAAGCGTCTTTCCATGTATTCTCATGAAGCTGTTGCTGTAAGTTGTTTTAAATTTTTCGGCAAAAAAAATGATATAGGTAAAGTTTTATATATTACTGACACGGAAAAACTTTCCGGCGGCAGCAGGCAGCTTATTAACAGTGCCAAGGCAATGCGCTTGTCAGGTGTAGGTGTTGTCGCTGTGGTGCCGCCTGCTTCAGGGCTGATTCCTGAACTGGAAGAAATCGGAGTAGAAGTTGTTGTTTTAGACAGTTTCAAAAATATATTTAAAGCGTCAGGATTTTTAGCAGATCTTATTAACGAAAAACAGATAGATGTGGTTCATACTTATCACAACAGGTCTGTTAAAATTGCATGTCTTGCAAAAGGTTTATCATTGCTTGGCGGTAAAAAGTTTAAGGTCTTTTTCAACCGCGGCGTAATTTATAAACCGAATCCACTTGCCCCTTTATTTGCGCTGATAGGCGACGGATATATTTGTAATTCTCTTAAGTGTCGTAATGTGTTGTTGAAGCATGGAGTTCCTGCCAAAAGGGCGCATGTTGTATATAACTCTTTTGTCGGAAGCGGACGCAAGCCGCGTCGCTCTGTTGCAACCTCAGTTATCTATGTAGGTAATTCAGGGCATGCAAAAGGGCCTGATCTTTTTATAAAAGCTGTTGAAGATCTGCTCTCAAAGGATCCGTGTGAAGGCGTTCGTTTTATAGCTGTAGGGTTGAAAGATATTTCTGTTTATAAAGATATTGCATCCGCTTCTACGCTTGAACGCATTGAAAGCCCCGGTTATGTCAGTCACGCTGAAACTGTGCGCTTACTTGCGACTTCCCACATTTACGTCATGAGTTCCCGTCAGGAATCAATGCCGAATACTCTTATTGAAGCTTTTGATGCGGGGCTTGCCGCTGTATGTACCGATGCCGGAGGAACTTCCGAACTTATCCGTGACGGGGTGAACGGTTTTATGTGTCCTGTTGAGGATGTTTGCGCTATTTCATCAGCGATTAAAAAATTGATAGATGATGGTGAACTTCGCAGGAACATGGGCAGGTTCAATCTTAAAATTGTCCGAAACCTTATGAGTACTCCTGCTAAATCTCGAGCCTTGCTCGGTGTTTATAGTTCCTATACTAAAGATGATCCAAAAATTGGACCGCTTGAAATTGACGCTTTTATGGAAAATTAG
- a CDS encoding glycosyltransferase, whose product MEASSIENYWSEIDSSVRAKLLLGSVGGKHLLETGKRCLESTPQLAVELLLAAYTANPLDGNTARQLLNIEALVSFFPSAVVKCISFVAENWARPKNISYFLRIISKRDNLKIRSYILSCIEKEPENLFWIQQGLIYAGANSDFDFGIKLLSAELSPELFPAVNGAKAFFYFMSGDNAESFKFLNAASEAFGFANFANLAASIFLEFDDRESAVNILSASVQTQPWRSTETLRLYDIVCDLDSKKTPLLGKVAILLYSYNKFDELDATLGSLHRSELGGAKIFVLDNGSSDSTAEVLDRWKDEFEDRMVRINLPVNIGAAAARNWLMNLPEVKACGFAIYLDDDVEVFPDWLLRFGAAAAEYPDAGAWGCKVVDYSSPAVMQSVDLHLVQPSGEEGDGPEVDLTKIAPNPFKVSDLHHQVLDSGYFDYMRPCASVTGCCHMFRTEKLLDNGGFSLFLSPSQYDDMEHDLRNSLKGEFAVYQGHLRIFHRKNTGAASRISVTHEGNALGNKYKMQAMHPRSEILKIMADEEKFLQLDLKKKIKYLADNGFFESQLPK is encoded by the coding sequence ATGGAAGCATCTTCTATAGAAAATTATTGGTCTGAGATAGATAGTTCAGTACGGGCTAAATTGCTTTTAGGTTCCGTAGGCGGAAAGCATTTATTAGAAACTGGGAAACGCTGTCTGGAGTCAACTCCGCAACTTGCGGTTGAATTGTTGCTGGCCGCATATACGGCCAATCCTCTTGATGGTAATACGGCACGTCAGCTTTTAAATATTGAAGCTCTTGTTTCTTTTTTTCCTTCGGCTGTCGTAAAGTGTATTTCATTTGTTGCTGAAAATTGGGCGCGTCCGAAGAACATTTCTTATTTTTTACGCATTATCTCCAAAAGAGATAACTTGAAAATAAGGTCATATATTCTTTCCTGTATTGAAAAAGAACCGGAAAATTTATTTTGGATTCAGCAGGGGCTTATCTACGCCGGAGCTAATTCAGATTTTGATTTCGGCATAAAGTTGCTTTCCGCAGAATTGAGTCCTGAACTTTTTCCCGCTGTTAACGGGGCCAAAGCCTTTTTTTATTTTATGTCAGGAGATAATGCAGAATCCTTTAAATTCCTCAATGCCGCTTCTGAAGCTTTTGGGTTTGCAAATTTTGCAAATTTAGCGGCTTCAATTTTTTTAGAATTTGATGACCGTGAATCTGCAGTAAATATCTTATCTGCTTCTGTTCAGACTCAGCCGTGGAGAAGCACAGAAACTTTACGTCTTTATGATATAGTTTGCGACTTAGACAGTAAGAAAACTCCCCTGTTAGGGAAAGTTGCAATATTGTTATATTCCTACAATAAATTTGATGAACTTGATGCCACTCTTGGATCGTTGCATCGTTCTGAATTAGGTGGTGCGAAAATTTTTGTGCTTGATAACGGTTCAAGTGATTCAACTGCCGAAGTTCTTGATCGCTGGAAAGATGAGTTCGAGGATCGCATGGTTCGTATTAACTTACCTGTCAATATCGGAGCCGCAGCTGCGCGGAACTGGCTGATGAATTTGCCGGAAGTCAAAGCCTGTGGTTTTGCAATCTATCTTGACGATGATGTAGAAGTTTTTCCGGATTGGCTGTTGCGGTTTGGAGCTGCTGCTGCGGAATATCCTGATGCCGGAGCATGGGGTTGTAAGGTCGTTGATTACAGTTCACCTGCGGTAATGCAGTCGGTAGATCTACACCTTGTTCAACCGTCTGGAGAAGAAGGTGACGGGCCGGAAGTTGATTTGACTAAAATTGCTCCGAATCCGTTTAAAGTTTCTGATCTTCACCATCAGGTGCTGGATAGCGGATATTTTGATTACATGCGCCCTTGCGCGTCTGTAACAGGGTGTTGTCATATGTTCAGAACAGAGAAGCTTCTTGACAACGGAGGGTTTTCCCTGTTCCTTTCTCCATCTCAGTATGATGACATGGAGCACGACCTTCGAAACAGCCTTAAAGGTGAGTTTGCAGTGTATCAAGGGCATCTTCGGATATTTCATCGTAAGAACACCGGCGCGGCAAGTCGTATTTCAGTTACGCATGAAGGAAACGCTTTGGGGAATAAATATAAAATGCAGGCCATGCATCCACGTAGTGAAATATTAAAAATTATGGCTGACGAAGAAAAATTTCTTCAGCTCGACCTTAAGAAAAAGATTAAATATCTGGCAGATAATGGCTTTTTTGAAAGTCAGTTGCCCAAATAG
- a CDS encoding amino acid ABC transporter permease, with amino-acid sequence MINRYLEKTWVQYLCLATLTALLVYYFGWVFDFGYKFDWSVLYKKDPSYGTVLGDMLISGLGKTITISLLSSGIALGLGILFGLGRLSQFKPVNWFSSAYVEFFRNTPLLIQLFFWYFALPMGLPEGVRNALFDYNYEMVAATLALGIYTSAFMAEVIRAGIQSIPKGLLEASYSSGLSPFQTLSKIVLPLAFRAIIPPLGSEFLNNMKNSSLAMVVGVSELCWASQQIESLTFKGFEATTAATIIYLSLSLIIAGILNLVNLKLQIIPKKSRTIGHTIADIVFWPVLTPLAAISTLLGCCFRRKTDGFNLTSAQAARKALLEKVTKIFTLIWKTVFIAFFLSIIVMAGIGLSRFNFQVIWDNIGTLIYWRFPNGSPNEILWGLGGLSFSILMSVIAISASFFIGLVVGVGRTSKNKLFLIPSTLYIELIRGNPLIMVIFWIYFFIPILTGAFLNVFWSATIALTVFTGAYLAEIVRSGIQNIPAGQFEAAMSTGMTYLQTMRKIILPQALKQMLPAIVGQFIAIFKDSSLAFVIGVLELTFVAQGLNNRLMIYPFEIYTTVAALYFICCYMMSIVARRLERKLSTDTFRLQM; translated from the coding sequence ATGATTAATCGTTATCTTGAAAAAACTTGGGTGCAGTATCTGTGTCTAGCTACACTGACAGCTCTGCTGGTTTATTATTTCGGCTGGGTTTTTGACTTCGGCTATAAATTTGACTGGAGTGTTCTTTATAAAAAAGATCCTTCGTATGGAACTGTGCTGGGAGATATGCTTATTTCCGGGCTTGGAAAAACCATAACAATATCCCTTCTTAGTTCAGGAATTGCTCTGGGACTTGGGATTCTGTTTGGTTTAGGACGGTTGTCGCAGTTTAAGCCTGTTAATTGGTTCTCTTCCGCATATGTTGAATTTTTCAGAAATACGCCGCTTCTGATCCAACTTTTCTTTTGGTATTTTGCACTTCCGATGGGGCTGCCGGAAGGGGTGCGTAATGCTCTTTTTGATTATAACTATGAAATGGTTGCGGCTACTCTCGCTCTCGGTATTTACACCAGTGCATTCATGGCTGAGGTTATCCGCGCGGGTATTCAGTCTATTCCAAAAGGTCTTTTGGAAGCTTCATATTCATCTGGTCTTTCTCCATTTCAGACCTTGAGCAAAATCGTTCTGCCTCTTGCTTTCAGGGCTATTATTCCACCGCTCGGCAGTGAATTCCTGAATAATATGAAGAACTCTTCACTGGCCATGGTTGTTGGTGTTTCCGAGCTTTGCTGGGCTTCGCAGCAGATTGAATCGCTTACATTTAAAGGCTTTGAAGCCACAACCGCTGCAACAATTATATATCTTTCACTTTCGCTTATTATTGCCGGAATTTTGAATCTGGTAAATTTAAAACTTCAGATTATTCCTAAGAAGAGCAGAACAATTGGTCACACAATTGCTGATATCGTTTTCTGGCCTGTTCTTACTCCTCTTGCTGCTATCTCTACTCTTCTAGGTTGTTGTTTTCGCAGAAAAACAGACGGCTTTAATTTGACAAGTGCTCAGGCCGCCAGAAAGGCTCTCCTTGAGAAAGTTACAAAAATTTTCACTCTGATTTGGAAAACTGTTTTTATTGCCTTCTTCTTATCAATAATTGTTATGGCTGGAATAGGGTTATCCAGATTTAATTTTCAGGTTATTTGGGATAATATTGGAACGCTCATTTACTGGAGATTTCCTAACGGCAGTCCTAATGAAATCTTATGGGGGCTTGGCGGGCTGTCATTCTCTATTCTAATGTCAGTCATAGCTATTTCGGCAAGCTTCTTTATAGGGCTTGTTGTCGGAGTGGGCAGAACATCCAAGAATAAGCTGTTCCTAATTCCCAGTACTCTTTACATTGAGCTTATCCGCGGTAATCCTCTGATCATGGTTATCTTCTGGATTTATTTCTTCATTCCAATTTTGACCGGAGCATTTTTGAATGTTTTCTGGAGTGCGACTATTGCTCTGACTGTTTTTACCGGAGCGTATCTTGCGGAAATTGTACGAAGTGGTATTCAGAATATTCCTGCCGGACAGTTTGAAGCAGCTATGAGCACAGGGATGACTTATCTTCAGACCATGCGTAAAATTATTCTTCCACAAGCTTTGAAGCAGATGCTTCCTGCTATTGTCGGACAGTTCATCGCTATCTTTAAAGACTCTTCACTTGCCTTTGTTATCGGTGTTCTAGAGCTGACATTTGTCGCTCAGGGCCTCAATAACAGACTTATGATTTATCCTTTTGAAATCTACACTACCGTTGCAGCATTATATTTTATTTGTTGCTACATGATGAGCATCGTGGCAAGACGCCTTGAACGGAAGTTGTCAACGGACACCTTCCGGTTGCAGATGTAA
- a CDS encoding Nif3-like dinuclear metal center hexameric protein — MKTSNVISLVETFAPSGYAASWDNCGVQIAGPEREIKKVAVALDPLPHVISSALDWGADFILTHHPLAIDQKLPAKLGWFRDVMKQVLSADVTLCAAHTSLDVQFNGVVSWLGRELKLQGLKALDVVAENDAGESLGYGCIGNLESVLSLENFVERVARATGCEVIAVSGPAPEKVKRVAMCPGSGSSLIDKAFAQGADVFITGDVKYHSAQESVGAVLDVGHFSLEEEMMRRFSVVLEQNLEDGVEVKFFAGHNPFAYYVQGKGVCKS; from the coding sequence ATGAAAACATCGAATGTAATCAGTCTTGTTGAAACGTTTGCACCATCAGGCTATGCTGCCTCGTGGGATAACTGCGGTGTGCAGATTGCCGGTCCTGAAAGAGAAATTAAAAAAGTGGCAGTGGCTCTTGATCCATTACCGCACGTAATTTCCAGTGCCTTGGATTGGGGCGCAGATTTTATTCTGACTCACCATCCACTGGCTATCGATCAAAAACTTCCTGCGAAGCTTGGTTGGTTTCGGGATGTAATGAAACAGGTTCTTAGTGCAGATGTAACTCTTTGTGCTGCTCACACATCGCTTGATGTGCAGTTCAATGGAGTTGTCTCGTGGCTCGGGCGTGAGCTTAAGCTTCAGGGGCTTAAGGCCCTTGATGTCGTTGCAGAAAATGATGCGGGGGAAAGCCTCGGATACGGCTGCATAGGCAACTTGGAATCTGTTCTTTCTCTTGAAAATTTTGTAGAACGGGTAGCTCGTGCTACAGGGTGTGAGGTTATTGCTGTTAGCGGACCGGCTCCTGAAAAAGTAAAAAGAGTTGCCATGTGCCCGGGGTCAGGGTCATCGCTTATAGATAAAGCTTTTGCACAGGGTGCGGATGTTTTTATCACCGGCGATGTTAAATATCATTCGGCGCAAGAAAGTGTCGGAGCCGTTCTGGATGTCGGGCATTTTTCTCTTGAAGAGGAGATGATGCGCCGCTTCTCTGTTGTTTTAGAGCAGAATCTGGAAGACGGTGTTGAAGTAAAATTTTTTGCTGGACACAATCCTTTTGCCTATTATGTGCAAGGGAAGGGTGTCTGTAAGTCCTAA